A genome region from Meriones unguiculatus strain TT.TT164.6M chromosome 19, Bangor_MerUng_6.1, whole genome shotgun sequence includes the following:
- the Otud1 gene encoding OTU domain-containing protein 1 — protein sequence MQLYSSVCTHYPAGTPGPTAAAPPAAAAAAFKVSLQPAGPAAAAAAAPEPAAAERPPAALAEPREAAAAMPAFSACFERSAPAAPPGARSKPPLPPHFTSTAHIAVRSLGAERLLLPPPATPAPPRRAASAWLLEELLRPDEPAAANAARDAPDRNFRLSEHRQALAAAQPRAPAAAPLGAEPGPGPWSEERRAERSPRGWERAAGRSDAPGTDAPRRRDPEAEAQPGPAAARSSSVEPAPDGAGEAVGAPRADPRDEKLALYLAEVERQDKYLRQRSKYRFHIIPDGNCLYRAVSKAVYGDQSLHRELREQTVHYIADHLDHFSPLIEGDVGEFIIAAAQDGAWAGYPELLAMGQMLHVNIQLTTGGRLESPTVSTMSHYLGPEDSFRPSIWLSWLSNGHYDAVFDHSYPNPEYDNWCKQTQMQRKRDEELAKSMAISLSKMYIEQNACS from the coding sequence ATGCAGCTCTACAGCAGCGTGTGCACCCACTACCCCGCGGGCACGCCGGGCCCCACGGCCGCCGCGCCacccgccgctgccgccgccgccttCAAGGTCTCCCTGCAGCCGGccggccccgccgccgccgccgccgccgccccggaGCCCGCCGCCGCCGAGCGCCCGCCCGCCGCGCTCGCCGAGCCCCGCGAAGCCGCCGCCGCCATGCCCGCCTTCTCCGCCTGCTTCGAGCGGTCCGCGCCCGCCGCCCCGCCCGGCGCGCGCAGCaagccgccgctgccgccgcacTTCACGTCCACCGCGCACATCGCCGTGCGCTCCCTGGGCGCCGAGCGCCTCCTGCTGCCGCCGCCCGCGACCCCCGCGCCGCCGCGCCGGGCGGCCTCCGCCTGGCTGCTGGAGGAGCTGCTGCGGCCCGACGAGCCCGCGGCCGCGAACGCCGCCCGCGACGCGCCCGACAGGAACTTCCGACTGAGCGAGCACCGCCAGGCCCTGGCGGCCGCCCAGCCCCGGGCCCCCGCGGCCGCCCCGCTCGGCGCCGAGCCGGGCCCCGGGCCGTGGAGCGAGGAGCGCCGGGCGGAGCGCAGCCCCCGGGGTTGGGAGCGGGCGGCCGGCCGCAGCGACGCCCCCGGAACCGACGCGCCCCGACGGCGCGACCCCGAGGCTGAGGCTCAGCCGGGCCCCGCCGCCGCTCGCAGCAGCAGCGTCGAGCCGGCCCCGGACGGCGCGGGCGAGGCGGTGGGCGCGCCCCGGGCAGACCCGAGAGACGAGAAGCTCGCCCTGTACCTGGCCGAGGTGGAGAGGCAGGACAAGTACCTGAGGCAGAGGAGCAAGTACCGGTTCCACATCATCCCGGACGGCAACTGCCTCTACCGCGCCGTCAGCAAGGCCGTGTACGGCGACCAGAGCCTGCACCGCGAGCTGCGGGAGCAGACGGTGCACTACATCGCGGACCACCTCGACCACTTCAGCCCCCTCATTGAGGGCGACGTGGGGGAGTTTATTATCGCTGCCGCCCAAGACGGGGCGTGGGCCGGGTACCCCGAATTGCTGGCCATGGGGCAGATGCTGCATGTGAACATACAGTTAACTACCGGAGGGAGGCTGGAGAGCCCCACCGTGTCTACCATGAGCCACTATCTGGGCCCGGAGGATTCGTTCAGGCCCAGTATTTGGCTCAGCTGGCTCAGCAATGGACACTATGATGCTGTTTTTGATCACTCCTATCCCAACCCAGAGTATGACAATTGGTGCAAGCAAACCCAAATGCAGAGAAAACGCGATGAAGAACTCGCCAAATCCATGGCCATATCCCTGTCCAAAATGTATATTGAACAAAATGCATGCTCTTGA